The window AGCAACTCCGATTGCCATCAATGTTATATAATAGGAATAATCAAGGATGCTTACGATTGTTGTATATTTTCTAAAATTCGGACTGAGTATGCAGAAAAAGAGAAATAATATAATCACAACCAGAAGAACAATAAATTTCTGCCCTCCCAGCCTGTCAATTACTGACCTGTCCCTGCCAGCCGTTTTCGTCATTTTATCTGTCATCTTATTTTCCTCCCTACTCTATCTCTCGCGTAGCCAGATTCATAATGTTTTCCTGTGTTGCCTCGGAAATATCCAGCTCGCCAGTCTTCCTGCCCTCACACATTACGACGATTCTGTCGCTCATACGTAATATTTCCGTCATTTCAGAGGAAATCATGATGATGGCTTTTCCGTCTGCTGCAAGCTGATTCATCAATTTATAAATCTCATTCTTGGCTCCGACATCAATACCTCTGGTAGGTTCATCGAATATCAGAATATCGCAGTCCCTGGTCAGCCATTTTGCAATAACGACCTTCTGCTGGTTACCGCCTGACAGGTTCACAACAAGCTGCTCCACATCCGGGGTCTTTGTTGCCAGTGAGTCTACATACTTCTGTGCAACTTCCTTTTCTTTCTTTTTGTCAATAAAAATACCGCTCATATAATTTTCCAGAGTGGCCATTGTGGTATTTTCTGCAACTGATTTCTGGACTACAATACCAAATCTCTTTCTGTCCTCTGACAGATACCCAATACCATTTTTAACAGCATCCTGGGGATTATTAATTGTAACTTTATTGCCATTGATATAAATATTTCCGCTGTCAATAGGGTCTGCCCCAAACAGTGCACGGGCCGTCTCTGTACGCCCTGCGCCCATCAGTCCTGAGAATCCGAGTATCTCGCCCTTATGAAGCTCAAAGCTGACATCCTGTACCATCTTACCTGCATTCAGGTTCTCGACTTTGAGAACGACCGGCGCATCCTTCGGCACCATATTCTCTGTCTTAGGATCTTCGTAGATTACACGGCCAACCATCATGTTGATAATGTCATCCTTCGTGCTGTCTTTTGTAATCAGCGTTCCTACGTATGTACCGTCCCTCATGACAGTAACACGGTCTGTAATCACCTTAATCTCATCCATACGGTGGGAAATATAAATAATTCCAAGTCCCTTTTCCCGCAGGTCGCGTATAATCTTAAATAATTCCTGAATCTCTGTCTCTGTCAATGCCGCAGAAGGTTCGTCAAAAACAATGACCTTCGCTTCGTGTGAAATGGCCTTTGCAATCTCACACATCTGCTGCTTTCCTACTGTAAGCCTGCCCATTGTCTCTTTAGGGTCAATGTCAATATTCATTCTCTGAAAAAGCTTTGCGGCCTCCTCATTCATCTTCTTGTCATCAATACGGATACCTTTTTTAAACTCTCTTCCGATAAAAATATTCTGGGCAACTGTCAGATGCCCCAGCATGTTCAATTCCTGATGTACAATAACGACCCCTGCTTCCTGGGCTTCTTTTGTACTGCTAAATTCTACTTCTTTTCCCTCGTATGTAATCGTACCCGAGTCTTTCTTATAAATACCTGTAAGTACCTTCATCAATGTAGATTTACCGGCACCGTTCTCTCCCATCAGCGCAAGGACTTCACCTTTTCTGACCTCCAGGTTTACGTGATCCAGCGCGTGGACACCCGGGAAAGATTTATCGATTTCCTTCATAGTTAATATAACTTCGCCCATTCTCTTACCCTTGCCTTTCTATAATTTTACTCTCAGATTTCCATGTATCATTATTAATTCTTCCTGCGTCTTGCAACAACGTCACTAAATACTGCAACAATAACAATAATACCTGTAATAACAAGCTGATAATCTTTCGTAAAGCCAAGAGCCAGAATGCCTTCCTGAAGCAGAGCAATGATAAATACGCCGATGACTGTTCCGCTGATAGAAGCAAGTCCCCCTGCCATTGAGGTTCCTCCCATTACGCAGCCTGCAATCGCTTCGTTATTATACTGGTCACCGTATCCGGGCTGAACTGTCGTATAGGCTGATACATAGAAAATGGCACCAATGCCCACCAGCACTCCACAGATTATATATGCGATCATTTCCCATTTTTTAACATTCACACCGGAAAGCCTTACTGCTTCTTTATTGCTTCCCAGAGATAAGATATATCGTCCAATTCTTGTCTTATTCAAAATAATTGCACAGATAACTGCGATCACAAGGAAGATAATCAGCCCTACCGGAATATTCCCCATCTTTACCAAGTATCTGTACCATCCGCCCTCCCCTGAAGACTGGGGCCAGCTGACGGACTGAGTTTTTGTATAGACAGATGCGAGTCCTTTTGCAATATTCATGCTTGCCATAGAAGTGATGAATGCAGGCACAGACCAATATGCCACCAAATATCCATTGAAAATACCGAAAACAAGGCCTACCAGCACGCTGATAACCATAACTGCCGCCATAGGCACGCCATATGTAATCAGGCTGTATCCTGAGACAAGTGCACAGCAGAACATAACAGGCCCGATAGAGAAATCAATTCCACCAGTCGCGATTACAAAAGTAACTCCCAATGATAAGAATCCAAGAAAATATGCATAATTAAGGGCACTCAGAATTCGGTTGATTCCCAGAAAACTCCCCTGCGTCATCGCGCAGAAAAATGCGTACAGCAGAATCAAAACAAAGCACAAAACAACCCTGTTAAACCCTACCTTTTTTACAAAAGGATTTTGTTTAATCTTTCCCACTTTTCTTCCTCCTACTTCTTTAATCTTGCTGTTTACAGGAATGTTGCAGCAATTCCCTCATCCCGTCTCAAATGCTGTCCGATGCACCTGTTTCTGCCACAGGCCCCCCCCAGGCATACAAAAACAGCTCTTGCATTTCCCGGAAAACCTGATTATAATACCACTATCCGCCGCCCCAGAAAGGAGCCGGAAAAGGAGGTAATCATGAAACATTTACGTACGTTTTTTTCTGTATCGCTGATTTTAACCCTGGCTGTGTCCACCCTCATGGGATGTCAAAAGCAACCTCAGACTGTCACCTGTCCTTTCACTGATATGACATGGGAGAATTCCGTTGATGATATGACCGCTTCAGAAGGCGATGACTTCACAACTTATGACTCCGTCTATGACGGGACTACATATGTATTCCCCAAAAATTATCTGGATCTGGAAGGCAGTATAAAGTACATGTATGACGGCGCTGACGAGCTAATGTGCGTTGCCTGGACTTACAGTTCGGAGACAGAAGAGGATTTAAAAAACATCTATTCCACAATCCATCAGCAGATTGAGGATACCTATGGCGAAAGCGGGTATAACACAAAACAGCAGACCAATTATGGTGATGTCTGGCATCTGGAAAATGGAGATATTGTCTTGTCTCTTGTAACAACTGACACCCAGAAAGCCCTTCAATATTCTTATCTGAATCCGAAAGTCTCCAATAAGGAAACAGAAAACTAAAACAACAAACATTTACAACTAAGATTTGTTTATAGTATATTATTTATTAACTTTTTATTAAATTGAATATTTTACTAAAAAAGGTTAAAAAATTACAGACTGTAATTTTTTAACCTTTTTTAAATAATTCCAAAAACAGTATTTTCTCTTTCTCCCGGAACTCCCTCTCCCGGCTTGCTGTCTAATTATCTTCTCACATTCCCACCCTTCCCATGCCTATTTTATCCCCATATTCTTAACCCATCAGCTTACTGCTGGCCTGTAAATGGATACAGAAGCCTCTGGTTTTCTTCCTCATACATATTGTCTCTTGTTATCAGCTTGCAGCCTACATCCAGATTCTCCTTCGCAGGCCTGCCTTCCAGGACAGCCACAGCCTGCTCTATTCCCAGGTATCCCATGTTAAAGGGTTTCTGTATAACGATCCCCTGGAATATCCCCTCCTCCAACATCTGGATCTCTTCTATTGAATTGTCAAACCCTACCATCTGTACCTTGCCGGACAGTCCCAGATCTTTAATGGCCCGCGCCGCCCCCACTGCCGCATATTCATTGGTTCCCATAATTACCTTGATGTCCGGGTAGCGTTCCATTAAATCCACCGTCAAGGCATACGCCTTATCATAGGAAGAATCACAATATACCACATCCTGCACCTGGCCGGCATAACTGCCAAGGCCGTCCCGCATCCCCTGTTCCCGCTCAATAACCGTAGACGCGCCTTTCACATGCCCTACAATCCCAATTTGGGAATCTTCATCCAGCAGGGTCCTTGTAAATTCCCCCAGTTCCTCACCCGCCAGATAACTGTCTGTCGCCACAATACTATCCGCAATATCCCTGTCAATCACAGAATCAATCAAAATCAGACGAATGTCTCTGTCCACTACTTTCTGCAATACTTCAGTTGTCTCCGAATAACTGCAGGGAGATACCAGAATAGCATCCGGTTTCTTTTTAATCACTTCCTCTATCTGCTGAATCTGGCCTTCCACATCTTCCTCTGATTTTCCTCCCAGAACCTCCAGTTCCACGCCAAATTCTTCTGCCCCCAGCTTAGCCCCTGCTATGAGGGAAGTCCAGAAACCGTTGGATTCATCAATTGTCTTTGGCATCAGGATAAGCTTATACGTCTTTTTCTCTGTACTCTCAAAATTCAGGAAACTTGCTGCAGCCACTAGCAAAGCAATAAATACGCAAAACACAAACAAGGTCGTCATAACTCTTTTACTGGTCAGTTTTTTCATTGTCTACTATGCTCTCCAGCGGCACACTTACTGTGGCCACCGTGCCTACCCCCTTCCTGCTGATATAAGATATCCCATAATCAGCTCCATAATAGAGCTTCAGCCGCTTCTGCACATTCGGCACCCCCACGCCGTTAGATTTATGCTCTGTCTTTGTCTCATCAAAAATATGCTGCAATGTCTCATCATCCATCCCAACGCCGTCATCTGCGACTGTTATATATACTTTATTCCCTCTCTCATATGCGCGGATATTCAGATGACCTTTTGTCTCTTTATATTTCAGGCCATGGTAAATTGCATTCTCCACAAGAGGCTGGAGTGCAAACTTGATGATCTTAGTCCCCCTTGTCTCCGGCATCACCTCTATAGAATACTCCAGTTTATCCTTATAACGCATCTTCTGGATAGTCAGATAACTCTCCACATATTCTATCTCCTCTGACAAAGTAACCTGTTCCTTATCATTACTGATACTTTGGCGCAGCAGCTTCGCCAGCGCAGCCGTCATCAGGACAACCTCCTCATTTTTCCCTGCCTCTGACATCCAGATAATAGAATCCAGTGTATTATACAGGAAATGAGGGTTAATCTGGGCCTGGAGAGCCCGCATCTCATTTTTTCGTTTCTCCTTCTGCTCATAGACGTTTTGTTCCATCAACGTGTGGATACGCTCTGTCATTACATTAAAGGACTTGCTCAGGCTGCCGATTTCATTTTTGGTGGTCACTGCCACATTTGCCTTATCGAAATGCCCCTCCTCCACCATGCTCATGGAATCCCTGAGCTGCCTGATGGGTTTAGTAATCTCCCTGGAAATAATATTTGAAATCAGAATAACCCCCAGCAGAAGGCCTGCTGCCACAAGGAGATATAGCATTTGTGCCTGTTTGTTATTCTTAAGCAGCTCCGAGGTATATGCAGCCCCCACAACAGTCCAGCCTGTCATCTCTGACTTGGAGATGGTATAGAGCTTACTCTCTTCCCCTTCCTTAGTGATCAGATAGTCTGACTCACAAGCCATAATTTCTTCTATATTCTCTGTTTTCAGGCCCCCGTACATTAGCTGCTGCTTGGGATGATAAATAATGCTTCCGTTGCTGTCCAGGATAAAAATATACCCTTTGTTACCAATATTGTTGTTATTACACAATTCACTGATTGCACTATAGTTCAAGTCTACAAAAAAGACGCCCTCATTGTCACCTGTCTTATAGTTTACCAATGCCCTGCTTAGTGTAATTACCCATTTATAACTGCTCTTAATTACGTTCTGTACATGTGACGGTGAAATGGCTAACCCTGTCTTGGAGTCTAAAGCAGCCTTGTACCAGCTCTCATCCTTAATATCCACATATTCCGTAAAGTCGTCCTCACCGCTGTTGAGCACGCTCCGCCCATTGTCTGCCACCACTGCGATATTATAAATATCATCCCGGCTGTCCATAATGGTGGTAAACTGGGATAAAATACGCTGTTTTTCCGCCTCTGCCTCTTCTTCGGGCTGTGTATTATCATATAAATACTGGGATACATCACTGCTCTTGGCCACAATCGACGAAATATTTACCAGGTAATCCATATAGGAATCAATATCATAATTAACCTGCTTAATAATCTGTGAAGTATAATTAATAGAATTCTCATAGATTGTATTGTTGGTAAACTTCACAGCAATAAGCAGAAAAATTAACACGGCAATCACCATGAGGACTGAAAAGGATATCATCATTGTACTCTGGATGCTCTTAAATCTGGCAAATATAGTTCTCCCTTCCTTTCTTTTCCTCATGTGCTAATTCTCCCTGGCATACTCCTTTGGCGTTTTCCCTGTTATTTTTTTAAATGCAATACTGAAATAATGGGGGTCACTAAACCCTACTTTCTCGGCGATCTCGTAGTTTTTAAGACTCGTCTGGCACAAGAGCTGCTTTGCCTTCTCCATCCTGATATTAGTCAGGGCCTCTGTAAACGTCTTCCCTGTCTCCTCTTTAAAAATGCTGCTGAACCGGCTCGTGCTGATATTCAGGTATTCACATATCAGGTTCAAACCCAAATCCGGGTTATTATAATTCTCCCGAATATATTCCATGGCCATCAATGCCTGCCGTTCTCCGCTGGACTGTGCTGCCCTGCTGACAGTCTCAAAACCTTTCTTTGCGTATTCCCTTGTCAATTTCATGGCCATATCGAAATTTTTAGCATCTGTGATCTGTGAAACATCGGCATCCCCAAGCTGGAAACTCTCGTCCATCTCCCTGGCTGTTTCGTAAATGATACGCAGAACCTGGTGCAGATAAGCGACCGCCTTATTTTTACCCACATAGCCAGATTTCATCCACTCCTCCACATGGTCCATTGCATCTTGCAGAACCTCTTCATCCTTACTTTTCAACGCGGAAGCTATATCCCTGAAATCCTGTTCCAGCTCCATGGGATTCCTGGTTTCGGCAGCTTTCTCACAGTCAAAAATCACCCCATCCCCTTTTGTATACCGGTACTTCAATGCCTCCACCGCCGAATGGTAAGACTTAGACAACTCTTCCATTGAATCTACATGGATGCCGATCCCCATAGATATACTGAGCTTCATAGTCTGATGGACTGCCTCTTTAATCTCCCTGGAGATTGCTTCTGCCTCTTCCTCAAACTCCCTGGGCCTGCCTGTATAGAACAAAATACACACCCTATTATCCGAATCTCTGTACACCAGACCGGCCTGATAGTTCCTCACAATCTCATCACTGATATTTTCTACCACAAAGGACATCAGGGCACTTTCCTTTTTTAATTCATCATCAATCTCATATAAATCAGAATATACATCTATATCCACCACAGCAACCCGATAGAATGCCCCCTCAATTGTAATGCCAAATTCCTGCAGCTCACGCAGGCTGGTCTCCACTTCCTGGGTTCCCTGGATCAGCCGCGAAAGTGTCCTTGACACAATCAAAGATTCATTTTTTGTATAACTGTGGTAAACCTTAGTCAATTCATCTATCTTCTGCTCTTGTTTTCTTTCCCCGTCTAAATTATCTTTAATCCGAAGTAATACCTCAGATAATTCTTTTGCAGTAACAGGTTTTAAAATATACTCCGCCACTTTATACTGTATGGCCTGCTTCGCATACTCAAAATCACTATACCCACTAAAAATTATAACCATAGTCTGGGGGCAATTTTCATAGACATATTTACATAATCCCATCCCGTCTATATAAGGCATCTCTATATCTGTCAAAACAACATCCACACGTGTCTCTTCCAGAAATTCAATAGCATCTTTCCCATTCTCACAATCTCCTGCCAGCTCAAACCCTAACTGATTCCACTCAATCTTGGCACTAATAGCCTCCCTGACCAGAATCTCGTCATCCACTAATAATACCTTGTACACTCTATAATCCTCCCGTAAAAGCGGCATTGAACCCAGATCCTCGCCAGGGTTCCATCGAAGCCAAGCTGCAAAACAATCTCTAGTCTTCTTGTACGCACTTCAGCCGCATGATTTTTCTTAGCTTCTGTGTAATCTGCACAGGACTTTTTATTCTGCAGGAATTATGGCCCATAGAATAAAACATACTTTATTGAACATCGGCAGTTCAATAAGTATAACTTAATAGATAGTATACATCAAGTCACCCTCTTTTTACAATAGTGCACTCTGATTGGATCGGTATATTGAGCCGGCCTGGCTGCATCTCTTAAAGTTTTGTATATTATGCATTAAAAGCCAGGAGGGATGGCGCTATTTTATTTCATAGAAAGCACATTCCCCGTGCCAAAGGAGAGAACCCCTCCTCAAACTCCCTAGATCATAAAAAGCATGCCCACACAACAAAGATTGTATGGCGCATGCCTTTTCTTTACTATAATGATTCAATATTCCCAATTATTCCAGGAAAAAGCCTTGCCTGCGGCTTCCCTCTGAAATTATAAAGTTACAATTACCCCGTCTTCATCCCAGAGGTCATGCCAGTCCTTTGCACCTTCCCACAGAAACACCTGCCCTTTTACAAGGCGGTTGTTCCTCTCAAGTGTGGCAATCTTGGCCATCTCCTCGTCTGTAAGGGGATCCTCCATCATACTTTTTAAGTTGCTTACATATTCCATTTCATGTACAGAGAAGGGAATCGGGATCTGCCCTCTCTGGCGGGCCCATTTCAGAGCGATAATAGCTGGATGTACACCATGTGCCTTCGCAATTTCCTGCATCTCAGGTGTCTGTAGGTCTGCCACGTCCTCAGGGCACATATCACGCTCTGGCCTCTGAGGAGAACCCAGTGGCATAAAACCGATAGGCTGGATGTTGTGCTTTGTCAAGTAATCAAATAATTCCTGCTGCTGGAAACATGGGTGCAGCTCCAGTTCACATGCCACAGGCATAATTTTCATAAGCGGAAGTACTGCATCCAGCTTCGGGATCGTCATATTAGAAATACCAATATGGCGGATTAAACCCTTTTCAACCAATGATTCACACTGTCTGTAAGTACTCATAAATTCTTCTACACTAAACGGCTTGGAGTCTGGGTTACGGGAATCCACATCGCATCCTGGCGCATGATAGTTGGGGAATGGCCAGTGTATAAAAAATAAGTCGATGTAATCACACTGTAAATCCGCAATACTCTTTCTGCAGGATTCTTCCACCCTCTCATGCATATCGTTCCATACCTTTGTCATAATATAGAGGTCTTTCCTCTCCACTATCCCCTCGTCAAAGGCTGCTTTAAATACTTCCCCAATCTGATCCTCATTTCCATAGCAGGCTGCACAATCGAACATCCGGTATCCACAACGTATTGCGCCTGCCACTGCATTTGATACCTGCTCTGGTGTAAACCTGTCGGATCCAAAGGTCCCCATTCCTACACAGGGAACTTCATCCCCTGTATAAAATTTCACTTTTGGCACATCTGCCGGATTTAAAACTTCTCCCATTTTTTTAGTCTCCTTTTCTTTTATTAATTTTACCGCATGGAATTTGCGGATACTATCGACATCTCTTTATCCTTGCCGTACTAACTCAGCCTGGTTATCTCAATATCTGGATAAATCCTTTCCATATCTTCCTTCATAAAAAAGCCCGTCTCTTCTCTAAGGGCGGCGGCTGCAGAAATGGCGCTGGCCTTTCTCAGGATTTCCTCGATGCCCAACCCTTCACTTAACCCCAGGGCAAACCCTGCTATCATAGAATCGCCGCATCCCACAGTATTCACCGCATCAATTTTGGGCACCCTAGCCTGATAGATTCCTTGTCCGCATACTACAAAGGAACCATCCCCACCCAGGGAAACTGCCACAATTTCTACCCCCCTGTTGTGAATTTCCTTGGCTGCCTCTACCATGTCTTCCATATTGGCACAAGACTTTCCGGTAAGCATTCTGATTTCATCAATATTGGGTTTGATCATAGTCGGACATGCATCAATTCCCATTTCCAGAAGTTTCCCGCTGGTGTCCAGAATCACCTTTTTCCCAGCTTCCCTCACGATTTTTACCAGTTTCTGATATGCCGTCCCATCCAACCCTTTAGGTACACTGCCGGACATAGTAACAACATCCGCCCGTTGTACAAGATTTTGAAATTTTTCCTGAAAGCCTTTAAAATCTTCCTCTGTCACCGTAAAACCTGGTTCCAGGAACTCTGTCTGTACATGGTTTACCGCATCCCATATATTAATGCAGGAACGGCTCTCCGAAGCCAGGTGATAAAATGCACTCTTCACATGGAAAGGCAGCAGGGATTCTTCTATATAATTGCCCGCATGACCTCCCACAAAACCTGTCGCAACTACCTCTGCCCCGGCGATGGCGGCAGGTTTAGATACATTCAGTCCCTTGCCCCCAGGTGTATAGGCGCACTCTTTTACCCTATTTACTTCCCCAGCCTGAAAACCTTCTACAACATAGCGTTTGTCAATCGCAGCATTCAACGTCACTGTCAATATCATCTCAAGTCCTCCTACTCTTCATTCATGAGGAGAACCTTCCCCTTGACAAGGCCTGGCGTCTTAAACATCTGAAAGGCCTCCTGGGCTTCACACATCGGCATCTTTTTATAGATGAAACCTGGGTCAAACTTAAGCTGCCCAGTGGCAAAATAATGTGCGGTCAGATCCCACTCTTTTCCCGGAAACGGAGAACTGTACGACATCCATGAGCCTGTCAGCTTAAATTCCTTTCTGTTCATGTTCTCCCACATTGCAGGCGTAAAGGTCAGATCCACATGAGGCGTCCCGATAAAACATACATTTGCTTTATTAGCTGCCAGTTCAAAAGCCATATACATCGTGGGGGCCTGCCCTGCCGTCTCATAAACATAGGCATAACCTTTGCCTCCTGTAATTGCCTTCGCCTCCTCCATGTAATTCTCCTTCGCTGTATTTATTACCTCATCAGCGCCGAGACGTTTAGCCAGCTCCAGCCTTTCCTCACTGATGTCAAATACAACCACCTTTTTAGAACCGAAGATTTTTGCCCACTGCATAGTGAACATGCCGATTGTGCCTCCGCCCAGGATTGCAACACACTGCCCTCCCTGGTAATCATTTTGCAGAAGTCCATGAAGAGCCACTGTAGATGGTTCGAACATGGCCCCCTGCTCATAGGAAATACTCTTGTCAAATACAACCGCATTCTGCTCAGGGATCACAACGTAGTCCGCATTACTCCCCTGCTGCCTGGAACCGATAAAACTATAATGCTTGCAGAGAGAAAAATTTCCATTCTGGCAGTCGTCACACTTCATACATGGAAGGAGGGGCGCCCCTGATACCCTGTCCCCTATCTTTACCTTAGTGACATCCTCCCCTACTTCTACCACATCCCCCGCAAACTCGTGGCCCAGGACGATTGGATAAAAATGTACCCCATTGTGCAGGACTCTTGGTATATCTGACCCGCAAATGCCGGAAACCCTGACCTTTACCTTTACTTCACCAGGGCCTGCCTTGGGTTCCTCATAGTCCAGGTACTGGACATCCTCATTTGCACATACAACTGCTGCTTTCATTTTATCTTCCTCCCATCTTCATTGTTTCTTTTAAATTATGGTAAAGTTCCAGATATATTTTATAGTTCTCATCGTACACATCCCTGTTGGCCTCCTGAGGCTTGTGGGATCTCCTGTCTTTTACCGTAAGGGAAACTGCTTCCTCGAAACTCCCGTACATCCCCACGCCTACGCCCGCAAGAATGACGGCTCCCAGTGTGGTTGCTGTGTCTGAAGAAGGCACAATAACCGGCTTGCCTGTAATATCTGATTTAATCTGTGTCCAG of the Luxibacter massiliensis genome contains:
- a CDS encoding galactitol-1-phosphate 5-dehydrogenase encodes the protein MKAAVVCANEDVQYLDYEEPKAGPGEVKVKVRVSGICGSDIPRVLHNGVHFYPIVLGHEFAGDVVEVGEDVTKVKIGDRVSGAPLLPCMKCDDCQNGNFSLCKHYSFIGSRQQGSNADYVVIPEQNAVVFDKSISYEQGAMFEPSTVALHGLLQNDYQGGQCVAILGGGTIGMFTMQWAKIFGSKKVVVFDISEERLELAKRLGADEVINTAKENYMEEAKAITGGKGYAYVYETAGQAPTMYMAFELAANKANVCFIGTPHVDLTFTPAMWENMNRKEFKLTGSWMSYSSPFPGKEWDLTAHYFATGQLKFDPGFIYKKMPMCEAQEAFQMFKTPGLVKGKVLLMNEE
- a CDS encoding response regulator; this encodes MYKVLLVDDEILVREAISAKIEWNQLGFELAGDCENGKDAIEFLEETRVDVVLTDIEMPYIDGMGLCKYVYENCPQTMVIIFSGYSDFEYAKQAIQYKVAEYILKPVTAKELSEVLLRIKDNLDGERKQEQKIDELTKVYHSYTKNESLIVSRTLSRLIQGTQEVETSLRELQEFGITIEGAFYRVAVVDIDVYSDLYEIDDELKKESALMSFVVENISDEIVRNYQAGLVYRDSDNRVCILFYTGRPREFEEEAEAISREIKEAVHQTMKLSISMGIGIHVDSMEELSKSYHSAVEALKYRYTKGDGVIFDCEKAAETRNPMELEQDFRDIASALKSKDEEVLQDAMDHVEEWMKSGYVGKNKAVAYLHQVLRIIYETAREMDESFQLGDADVSQITDAKNFDMAMKLTREYAKKGFETVSRAAQSSGERQALMAMEYIRENYNNPDLGLNLICEYLNISTSRFSSIFKEETGKTFTEALTNIRMEKAKQLLCQTSLKNYEIAEKVGFSDPHYFSIAFKKITGKTPKEYAREN
- a CDS encoding sugar ABC transporter ATP-binding protein — translated: MGEVILTMKEIDKSFPGVHALDHVNLEVRKGEVLALMGENGAGKSTLMKVLTGIYKKDSGTITYEGKEVEFSSTKEAQEAGVVIVHQELNMLGHLTVAQNIFIGREFKKGIRIDDKKMNEEAAKLFQRMNIDIDPKETMGRLTVGKQQMCEIAKAISHEAKVIVFDEPSAALTETEIQELFKIIRDLREKGLGIIYISHRMDEIKVITDRVTVMRDGTYVGTLITKDSTKDDIINMMVGRVIYEDPKTENMVPKDAPVVLKVENLNAGKMVQDVSFELHKGEILGFSGLMGAGRTETARALFGADPIDSGNIYINGNKVTINNPQDAVKNGIGYLSEDRKRFGIVVQKSVAENTTMATLENYMSGIFIDKKKEKEVAQKYVDSLATKTPDVEQLVVNLSGGNQQKVVIAKWLTRDCDILIFDEPTRGIDVGAKNEIYKLMNQLAADGKAIIMISSEMTEILRMSDRIVVMCEGRKTGELDISEATQENIMNLATREIE
- a CDS encoding aldo/keto reductase, which produces MGEVLNPADVPKVKFYTGDEVPCVGMGTFGSDRFTPEQVSNAVAGAIRCGYRMFDCAACYGNEDQIGEVFKAAFDEGIVERKDLYIMTKVWNDMHERVEESCRKSIADLQCDYIDLFFIHWPFPNYHAPGCDVDSRNPDSKPFSVEEFMSTYRQCESLVEKGLIRHIGISNMTIPKLDAVLPLMKIMPVACELELHPCFQQQELFDYLTKHNIQPIGFMPLGSPQRPERDMCPEDVADLQTPEMQEIAKAHGVHPAIIALKWARQRGQIPIPFSVHEMEYVSNLKSMMEDPLTDEEMAKIATLERNNRLVKGQVFLWEGAKDWHDLWDEDGVIVTL
- a CDS encoding substrate-binding domain-containing protein, with the translated sequence MKKLTSKRVMTTLFVFCVFIALLVAAASFLNFESTEKKTYKLILMPKTIDESNGFWTSLIAGAKLGAEEFGVELEVLGGKSEEDVEGQIQQIEEVIKKKPDAILVSPCSYSETTEVLQKVVDRDIRLILIDSVIDRDIADSIVATDSYLAGEELGEFTRTLLDEDSQIGIVGHVKGASTVIEREQGMRDGLGSYAGQVQDVVYCDSSYDKAYALTVDLMERYPDIKVIMGTNEYAAVGAARAIKDLGLSGKVQMVGFDNSIEEIQMLEEGIFQGIVIQKPFNMGYLGIEQAVAVLEGRPAKENLDVGCKLITRDNMYEEENQRLLYPFTGQQ
- a CDS encoding ABC transporter permease, encoding MGKIKQNPFVKKVGFNRVVLCFVLILLYAFFCAMTQGSFLGINRILSALNYAYFLGFLSLGVTFVIATGGIDFSIGPVMFCCALVSGYSLITYGVPMAAVMVISVLVGLVFGIFNGYLVAYWSVPAFITSMASMNIAKGLASVYTKTQSVSWPQSSGEGGWYRYLVKMGNIPVGLIIFLVIAVICAIILNKTRIGRYILSLGSNKEAVRLSGVNVKKWEMIAYIICGVLVGIGAIFYVSAYTTVQPGYGDQYNNEAIAGCVMGGTSMAGGLASISGTVIGVFIIALLQEGILALGFTKDYQLVITGIIVIVAVFSDVVARRRKN
- a CDS encoding sensor histidine kinase; this encodes MRKRKEGRTIFARFKSIQSTMMISFSVLMVIAVLIFLLIAVKFTNNTIYENSINYTSQIIKQVNYDIDSYMDYLVNISSIVAKSSDVSQYLYDNTQPEEEAEAEKQRILSQFTTIMDSRDDIYNIAVVADNGRSVLNSGEDDFTEYVDIKDESWYKAALDSKTGLAISPSHVQNVIKSSYKWVITLSRALVNYKTGDNEGVFFVDLNYSAISELCNNNNIGNKGYIFILDSNGSIIYHPKQQLMYGGLKTENIEEIMACESDYLITKEGEESKLYTISKSEMTGWTVVGAAYTSELLKNNKQAQMLYLLVAAGLLLGVILISNIISREITKPIRQLRDSMSMVEEGHFDKANVAVTTKNEIGSLSKSFNVMTERIHTLMEQNVYEQKEKRKNEMRALQAQINPHFLYNTLDSIIWMSEAGKNEEVVLMTAALAKLLRQSISNDKEQVTLSEEIEYVESYLTIQKMRYKDKLEYSIEVMPETRGTKIIKFALQPLVENAIYHGLKYKETKGHLNIRAYERGNKVYITVADDGVGMDDETLQHIFDETKTEHKSNGVGVPNVQKRLKLYYGADYGISYISRKGVGTVATVSVPLESIVDNEKTDQ
- the pfkB gene encoding 1-phosphofructokinase, whose amino-acid sequence is MILTVTLNAAIDKRYVVEGFQAGEVNRVKECAYTPGGKGLNVSKPAAIAGAEVVATGFVGGHAGNYIEESLLPFHVKSAFYHLASESRSCINIWDAVNHVQTEFLEPGFTVTEEDFKGFQEKFQNLVQRADVVTMSGSVPKGLDGTAYQKLVKIVREAGKKVILDTSGKLLEMGIDACPTMIKPNIDEIRMLTGKSCANMEDMVEAAKEIHNRGVEIVAVSLGGDGSFVVCGQGIYQARVPKIDAVNTVGCGDSMIAGFALGLSEGLGIEEILRKASAISAAAALREETGFFMKEDMERIYPDIEITRLS